Proteins from one Chroococcidiopsis sp. CCMEE 29 genomic window:
- a CDS encoding methyltransferase domain-containing protein — MKSNVSYYNEYYFAHCCGTPYQHNEEWLHFFDSIAERLVKDICPKTVLDAGCAMGFLVETLRQKKVEAWGVDISEYAIQKVSPAIQPYCWVDSVTKPFPRKYDLIVCIEVLEHLPPQEAEQAIANFCQHTDDVLFSSSPFDYKEATHFNVQPPEYWAEQFAKQGFVRDVDFDASFITSWAVRFRRNYEPWHRVLRGYERKFWLLWQENQDLRSSTVELHSQISSEEKSLQATNARVEDLQSQLQQTQAELEHSQSQLQQTQEELERSQSQLQQTQVELERSQSQLQQMQAQLEHSQSQIQQTQADLQQAEATIAGMQTSKFWKLRTAWFKLKRGMGRATDG; from the coding sequence ATGAAAAGTAATGTTAGTTATTATAATGAATATTATTTTGCTCATTGCTGCGGTACCCCTTATCAACATAATGAAGAATGGCTGCACTTTTTTGATTCTATTGCCGAGCGGCTCGTTAAAGATATTTGTCCTAAAACTGTGTTGGATGCTGGCTGTGCCATGGGGTTTCTAGTAGAAACCCTGCGGCAAAAAAAGGTTGAGGCATGGGGGGTAGATATTTCGGAATATGCAATTCAAAAAGTAAGCCCGGCTATTCAGCCTTATTGCTGGGTAGATTCCGTAACTAAACCTTTTCCAAGAAAATATGATTTGATTGTCTGTATTGAAGTGTTAGAACACCTACCTCCCCAAGAGGCAGAACAAGCAATAGCTAACTTTTGTCAGCACACAGATGATGTTTTGTTCTCATCGTCTCCATTTGATTACAAAGAGGCGACTCATTTTAATGTGCAACCACCCGAATATTGGGCAGAACAGTTTGCTAAACAGGGCTTTGTACGAGATGTAGATTTTGATGCTTCATTCATTACTAGTTGGGCAGTACGGTTCCGCCGCAATTATGAACCGTGGCATCGAGTACTTAGAGGTTATGAGCGTAAATTCTGGTTGCTGTGGCAGGAGAATCAAGACCTACGTAGTTCTACAGTAGAGCTGCACAGTCAAATATCATCTGAGGAAAAATCGCTACAGGCAACAAATGCACGAGTAGAAGATTTACAGTCCCAACTGCAACAAACACAGGCAGAACTAGAGCATTCACAATCTCAGCTGCAGCAAACTCAGGAAGAACTAGAGCGATCGCAATCCCAACTGCAACAAACTCAAGTAGAACTAGAGCGATCGCAATCTCAACTGCAACAGATGCAGGCACAACTGGAGCATTCACAGAGTCAAATACAGCAAACTCAGGCAGACTTGCAACAAGCCGAGGCTACCATTGCTGGAATGCAGACGAGTAAATTTTGGAAGTTACGGACAGCTTGGTTCAAGCTTAAAAGAGGCATGGGGAGAGCAACTGATGGGTAA
- a CDS encoding glycosyltransferase — MGNGSEAEQLRTQLRTNQLELEQLKSQLQATQAEVARSQGTIAAMETSKFWQARLKWFKVKQKFQQLLQKNSPPAAPTSIVTPPLDYPLPHLSLPRHIPQRPKVLLIVEESIPQCFRYRVQQKLEQLQVLEYEANWISWRDHITTRTLLHFCHIVIFYRVPAFAEVIHTIKYAKALKKLIFFDIDDLIFNGDAYPPPLESLSGQISVEEYNGLVQGVALYREALSLCDYAIASTPTLVKEMEQVTGKGTSFCHRNAIDNAILQFVHSGFPKLQRDYLSIFYGSGTKTHDADFQVVASALARLMEKHPYVRLTIIGYLSLPDSLTPYIDRIDRVGLLSNVNVYWEFLSQADINIAPLKQELFNDCKSEIKWMEAAVLGVPSVVSGTQMYVEVLQDGVDAMIAYTPEEWFDKLNLLVSNTELRCAIAQGAQEKARRDYNPLVMANNLKNILHSGMQKAASAGQIVLSEPKKKLLFVNVLYPPQALGGATGLVKNIVDTLIAKYGDRYEISIFTYDLENPKAYELFEYTHDGVHVTRLSLPPWPDIDWRYQDQRVYDLFSQYLTFNQPDLIHFHCVQRLTTSTLEAAINLNIPYIVTLHDAWWICDHQFMLDKNGVERDYHQNDPLVVARYADDINSSILRRRYLAKCLNHAKVLLAVSEFQAELYCLNGFTQVQVNRNGILPQPVLPRTPAANRIRLGYAGGICVHKGYYFLKEAILAADLRNSELTVIDLFVAPGSATRHETWGSTPVNFIPKLPPENMPEFYSQIDVLIAPSLWPESFGLISREAILAGVWVVASNKGGLAEDIRPGVDGDVFSPHHINELVAILKKLEREPESYQQQVAEAKYIRRIDEQVSELESIYDTILNQQKVFA, encoded by the coding sequence ATGGGTAATGGATCTGAGGCAGAACAACTACGAACTCAACTACGCACAAACCAGCTGGAATTGGAGCAATTGAAATCCCAACTCCAAGCTACTCAGGCGGAAGTGGCGCGATCGCAAGGCACGATCGCTGCTATGGAAACCAGTAAATTTTGGCAGGCACGTCTAAAGTGGTTCAAGGTAAAGCAAAAATTTCAGCAACTGCTGCAGAAAAATTCCCCACCCGCTGCACCTACGTCTATCGTCACACCGCCTTTAGACTATCCACTCCCACATCTAAGCTTGCCTCGGCATATCCCCCAACGTCCGAAAGTTCTGCTAATTGTGGAGGAGAGTATTCCCCAATGTTTTCGTTATCGAGTGCAGCAAAAGTTAGAACAGTTGCAAGTTCTTGAGTACGAAGCGAACTGGATTTCTTGGCGTGACCATATCACTACTCGCACGCTGCTGCACTTTTGCCACATTGTAATCTTTTACAGAGTGCCAGCATTTGCTGAGGTAATTCATACGATTAAATATGCCAAAGCTCTCAAAAAACTCATTTTTTTTGACATAGACGACTTGATATTTAACGGCGATGCTTATCCTCCGCCACTTGAAAGTCTGAGTGGACAGATTTCAGTCGAGGAATACAATGGGCTAGTCCAAGGAGTAGCACTTTACCGAGAGGCTCTGTCTCTTTGTGACTATGCGATCGCTTCAACACCGACCTTGGTAAAAGAGATGGAGCAAGTGACTGGTAAGGGAACTAGCTTTTGCCATCGTAATGCGATCGACAATGCGATTTTACAATTTGTGCACTCAGGTTTCCCCAAGCTACAGCGAGATTATCTTTCAATTTTCTACGGAAGTGGTACTAAGACCCACGATGCAGATTTTCAGGTAGTAGCGTCGGCTTTGGCAAGACTTATGGAAAAACACCCATACGTCCGACTGACGATCATTGGTTATCTGTCATTGCCGGATTCGCTGACACCTTATATAGATCGGATTGACCGCGTGGGATTACTCAGTAATGTAAATGTCTATTGGGAGTTTCTGTCACAAGCTGATATCAATATTGCACCGCTAAAGCAAGAACTTTTTAATGACTGCAAAAGTGAAATTAAGTGGATGGAAGCTGCTGTCCTAGGTGTTCCTTCTGTCGTCAGTGGCACTCAAATGTATGTTGAGGTGTTGCAGGACGGTGTAGATGCGATGATTGCCTACACCCCGGAAGAGTGGTTTGATAAACTTAATCTCTTAGTCAGCAATACCGAGCTGCGTTGTGCCATTGCTCAGGGAGCTCAGGAAAAGGCTCGTCGAGACTATAATCCACTTGTGATGGCGAACAATCTGAAAAATATTTTGCACTCAGGTATGCAAAAAGCTGCATCTGCTGGGCAAATTGTATTATCAGAGCCTAAAAAGAAATTGCTATTTGTGAATGTTTTGTATCCTCCCCAAGCGCTGGGGGGTGCAACTGGTCTTGTAAAAAATATTGTGGATACTCTCATAGCCAAGTACGGCGATCGCTATGAGATTTCTATCTTCACCTATGACTTGGAAAACCCGAAAGCCTACGAACTATTTGAATATACCCATGATGGTGTCCACGTTACCAGGCTTAGCTTACCACCATGGCCGGATATAGATTGGCGATATCAAGATCAGCGGGTTTATGACCTATTTAGCCAATATTTGACCTTTAATCAACCTGACTTAATTCATTTTCATTGTGTTCAGAGATTAACAACATCAACGCTCGAAGCAGCAATCAACCTTAATATTCCCTATATTGTTACCCTGCACGATGCTTGGTGGATTTGTGATCACCAATTTATGCTTGATAAAAATGGAGTAGAGCGCGATTACCATCAAAACGATCCGTTAGTTGTTGCCCGTTACGCGGATGATATTAATAGTTCTATCTTGCGCCGTCGCTATTTGGCAAAATGCCTCAACCACGCCAAGGTACTGCTTGCCGTTTCCGAGTTTCAAGCGGAATTGTATTGTCTGAACGGCTTTACTCAGGTGCAGGTAAACCGCAATGGCATTCTGCCTCAACCAGTTCTACCAAGAACACCTGCTGCAAATAGAATCCGCTTAGGCTACGCTGGTGGCATTTGTGTACATAAAGGTTATTACTTTCTCAAAGAAGCGATTCTAGCTGCCGATCTTCGTAACAGTGAGTTAACTGTGATTGATCTGTTCGTAGCACCAGGTTCTGCAACACGGCATGAAACTTGGGGAAGCACTCCAGTTAATTTTATCCCTAAGCTGCCACCAGAGAATATGCCAGAGTTTTATAGTCAGATTGATGTTCTCATTGCCCCTTCATTATGGCCAGAAAGCTTTGGTCTGATTTCGCGTGAGGCGATTTTAGCAGGGGTATGGGTAGTTGCTTCAAATAAAGGAGGTTTAGCGGAAGATATACGTCCAGGTGTTGATGGAGATGTATTTTCGCCACATCATATTAATGAATTAGTAGCTATTCTGAAAAAACTAGAGCGGGAACCAGAAAGCTATCAGCAGCAGGTAGCGGAAGCTAAATATATTAGAAGAATTGACGAGCAGGTTAGTGAATTGGAAAGTATCTATGATACTATCCTTAACCAACAAAAGGTTTTTGCTTGA
- a CDS encoding glycosyltransferase family 2 protein, with the protein MKSFKVAAYITAYEDDRAVEACVTALKKQSFPVDKIFIVDNSVSQPVVLPNYEDVIVDSHPENLGVSGGLRLGIKWAIEQNYDFLWVFDQDSLPTVNCLEVLLKVYKDLSQPNYQPGIIAPTPIDTRTNEVVEGAVFERDRFIACQHTQIQPYECEAPITSGSLISIAAAKSISLPCPDLFIDGVDFEYGLRLKQQGFYNLIVPQAILYHKFGNPIKVKLLQKERVIHKYTALRYYYMLRNHTYLESRYAQGWYRLSSCLYRTKYMLRTIVVVLLYDPKEKGLKIWACLRGTYHGLAGKLGKQWH; encoded by the coding sequence GTGAAAAGCTTCAAAGTCGCAGCTTATATTACTGCTTATGAGGATGATAGAGCGGTTGAAGCTTGTGTTACGGCTCTGAAGAAGCAGTCTTTTCCAGTTGACAAAATTTTTATTGTAGATAACTCTGTTAGCCAGCCAGTTGTGCTGCCAAACTATGAAGATGTAATAGTTGATAGTCATCCTGAAAACTTAGGTGTTTCGGGTGGCTTAAGATTAGGAATCAAGTGGGCAATTGAGCAAAACTATGATTTTTTATGGGTTTTCGATCAAGATAGCCTCCCCACCGTCAACTGCCTTGAAGTGCTGCTAAAAGTCTACAAAGATTTATCTCAGCCTAATTATCAGCCTGGGATTATAGCACCTACTCCTATTGATACCAGGACTAATGAAGTTGTGGAAGGTGCAGTATTTGAGCGCGATCGCTTTATTGCCTGCCAGCATACTCAAATTCAACCATATGAGTGCGAGGCTCCCATTACTTCTGGCTCTCTCATATCTATAGCGGCTGCTAAAAGTATTTCTTTGCCTTGTCCAGACTTATTTATTGATGGAGTTGACTTTGAATATGGACTGCGATTAAAGCAACAAGGTTTTTATAACCTGATTGTCCCTCAAGCCATCCTCTATCACAAATTCGGCAATCCGATTAAAGTTAAACTTTTACAAAAAGAGCGAGTCATACACAAATACACAGCTTTACGCTACTACTATATGTTGCGGAATCACACTTATCTAGAGTCTCGCTACGCCCAAGGATGGTATCGCTTAAGCAGTTGTTTGTACCGCACTAAGTATATGCTCCGTACTATAGTGGTAGTTTTGCTGTATGACCCTAAAGAAAAGGGATTAAAAATATGGGCTTGTCTTAGAGGAACGTATCACGGCTTGGCAGGTAAGCTTGGTAAGCAATGGCATTAA
- a CDS encoding DUF2142 domain-containing protein — protein sequence MQLYKVSWKQIYENPEKAFLIIGLIFGILFLLVVPPFQVPDEPNHFFRAYQLSEGEIIGEKQDNNAGGLVPKSLVDSMLLWSNLPFHPEQKTTSKQFIEALNIPLEPQKNTFVGFPNTVLYSPVAYLPQVLGIALGKLFYLSPIVLMYLGRLTNLIVAIYITFLAIKITPAFKWVFFLLALTPMATFQRASLSADSLINSISVLLLALLFKYAFDLNKAKIGRSDIGVLFILSLLLSLSKQAYFLVPFLCFLIPPAKFGSQKKYWVVCSLLCLTSAIAWILWSFVVKDVYVPLRPDVAIANEQARFVLSNPTKFAVIAFNDFNASLTGYLKQFIGVLGWLDTLLPNVLTFSYPAVLLFTSLIDSHANVIVPLQAKLKGFAVWFATIFLIYLLSYFTWTPVGQASIEGIQGRYFIPIAPLLFLLFYNRKFFLNIHDSKLDVVLVCYSLFALVISLIVLLDRYYNL from the coding sequence ATGCAACTATATAAGGTTTCTTGGAAACAAATTTATGAAAATCCTGAAAAAGCATTTCTTATAATAGGATTAATTTTCGGAATTTTATTTTTGCTAGTTGTACCTCCATTTCAAGTTCCTGACGAACCTAATCATTTCTTTAGAGCTTATCAACTTTCTGAAGGTGAGATTATAGGAGAAAAACAAGATAATAACGCTGGAGGGTTAGTGCCAAAAAGCTTAGTTGATTCTATGCTACTTTGGAGCAACCTCCCATTTCACCCGGAGCAAAAAACAACAAGCAAGCAGTTTATAGAAGCACTTAATATTCCTTTAGAACCCCAAAAAAATACTTTTGTTGGTTTTCCCAACACAGTCCTATATAGTCCAGTTGCATACCTTCCTCAAGTATTAGGAATAGCTCTGGGAAAGTTGTTTTACTTGTCTCCCATAGTCTTAATGTACCTAGGAAGACTAACCAATTTAATTGTTGCAATATATATAACGTTTCTAGCAATTAAGATTACACCAGCTTTTAAGTGGGTTTTCTTCCTACTGGCTTTAACTCCAATGGCGACTTTTCAAAGAGCGTCATTATCGGCAGACAGCTTGATTAACAGCATATCTGTTTTACTACTTGCTCTACTATTTAAGTATGCCTTTGATTTAAATAAAGCCAAAATAGGTAGAAGTGATATTGGTGTCTTATTTATACTCAGCCTGTTATTATCTTTATCTAAGCAAGCTTATTTCCTGGTTCCGTTTTTGTGCTTTTTAATTCCACCAGCTAAGTTTGGTAGTCAAAAAAAATACTGGGTTGTGTGTTCACTTTTATGTTTAACGAGTGCGATCGCCTGGATTCTTTGGTCTTTTGTTGTCAAAGATGTTTATGTTCCACTCAGACCTGATGTAGCAATAGCTAATGAACAAGCACGTTTTGTCTTATCAAATCCTACAAAATTTGCTGTTATTGCTTTCAATGATTTTAATGCAAGCCTGACTGGCTACCTCAAGCAATTTATTGGAGTATTGGGTTGGCTAGATACGCTCCTTCCTAACGTGCTGACATTCTCCTATCCAGCAGTACTGTTGTTTACTTCGCTGATTGATAGTCACGCTAATGTTATCGTTCCCCTGCAAGCCAAGCTAAAAGGTTTTGCCGTATGGTTTGCTACTATTTTTTTAATCTACTTACTTTCTTATTTTACTTGGACTCCGGTAGGGCAAGCATCAATAGAAGGAATTCAAGGGCGTTACTTTATTCCAATAGCGCCGCTGCTATTTTTGCTTTTTTATAATAGAAAATTTTTCTTAAATATACATGACAGTAAACTTGATGTAGTACTTGTTTGTTACTCTTTGTTCGCTTTGGTTATTAGCTTAATTGTACTCTTAGATAGATACTATAACTTGTAA